From the Juglans microcarpa x Juglans regia isolate MS1-56 chromosome 3D, Jm3101_v1.0, whole genome shotgun sequence genome, the window TAGCGCGCACACTAATATGAAATTTAAACCAAATCATAGAGAAAAAGTAGCAGTCTGATATTGGAACCGGCATGTCGCTACAATAGACATTTATTATAGAGTACTAATGGTATTATATTTGAATGGAGTTATATATGCATGAAAGGCTTCTTTCATATTgtctgaaaaataaatttctttcatgagtaatgttagatacaatcatgGGTTGTGCAAGCGCCacgcactccttttgaaaaagagtggtggacacattaaaaaattaattttttatgtagatcctatatttactcacttttttcaaaagaaatgcgTGGCTCTTACATATTctatgattgcaaatatcatttctcttctttcatTGTATATGTGAAGAATAATAGAATTTGAATAAGATCTTAcagaagaaggaaaaggaaagtgAAGAATGAGTTAATGGGACCTTAATTTACTTCACAACCAGTTACTTCAAAAACCAATATTTCTTCATAGACACAAGAAATATCGTAGAAATTTTCCATGTTGGTTAGCCTTGAAATATGTTTTCACAAATTGCAATTTTGGATCATTTTATCATGTGTCGTGGTACTCCTGAGTTCCTGCTCTATAAgaacttaaatatttaaatctttttttgataattacttaaatatttaaatctgATATTAACATTTAGCTGTCACAGAAGTTTATGTAAACAAGTCTGTTTTGatcaatatatttttccattttctagGTGTTGAAGAGGGACATTCCGTGGGAGACATACATGACAACTAAGCTCATCACGGGGACGTGCCTTCAGCTGCTAAGACGTTATGATAATAAATCAGAAAGTTATAGAGCTCAACTTCTGGATGATGTAATGTTTAATTGCTGTCATGATTTTTGGGCTGGGTACTTTGTTTTGACCACTCTAATGATATTCGGAACCTTTTGACCTTCTCTTTCTATCTCATGATTCAAAGAACCTTATATTCCTGCTTTACAGTTGCATTGGTTTGTAATTTTGATCTTTTCAATACATTTAGTAGAGAACGGTGCCTTTATTATAGTGCAAGAACAACTATTTTTGCTTTTCAATAATCTTAACAAGTGGAATCAACCATGGCAGGATGGTCCAGCTTATGTTCGGGTGTTCATTAGCATTTTACGTGACATTTTTAAGGAGGAAACTGTAGAATATGTTCTCGCATTAATTGATGAAATGCTTACAGGTAATTGGAAGATTTTGGCCTTCAAATTGTGTACATCTTATAAAggaattaatattgtttatttttcttggacAGCAAACCCAAAAAGAGCAAGATTATTTCATGACAACTCTCTTGCCAATGAAGATACTTATGAACCTTTCTTAAGTTAAGTATCTAAGtaagcatatttttttatgataagagATTGTTGATGCTGCCGTGATTATGGCTTCTctaccaccccccccccccccccccccctcctttGTATCTAATTGATGAATCTCTCCTGGGATTAGTCTattgaatggagccttgtcctTTCTGTCAAAAGCGGCACCTTTACTAGTAACTTGTTCTGATTAAATTTCGAGTTGCTCATACTGAtgctttcattttaatttccaaATGCCTAGGAAAATCTCATATTAATCAAAGCTTATTTGTAGATATTAGAAATCTAATCCTCAAAGGACACTGAAATAGAATGAAATTTTTTCTGATCATTCTTTGCATTACAAAACATCTGCTTTCTTATATTCCacttttttacttaataaaatttgatCAGTCTTTGTCAGATAAtcatatgttttgttttaaacaaTGCATTATTGAGATGGtatgcttgtttttttttaattttttttatgaatacgTATCCATGTTTTTTTCATTCCATCggttttttatgttctttaattttgtgaaaaccTAATCCAACATTTGGTTAACTTACAGATTGCTTTGGAAGGGTAATTGGTTCATACAAGAGAAGAGCTGTAAGATACTTGCTTTAATAGTAAGGTAGTTGAAATCCGATCCAGCTGAAAATTGAAGTGAAAAGTTTCCGAAGTTAATCAAGTGATTCTTGTATGGATTACTTTTTCATTAACTgtgttttttcccttttttgtgaTTATAGTGCCAGGTCAAAAACCCAGGATGGCATAATTGCTAATGGGGAAGCCtcaaactcaaagaaaaaatcaaCTACTATTGACAATGTGTTGGAAGGATTGATAGAATGGCTTTGTGTACAGGTATCATACATTTTTGGACTGGGGGAATGGGATCAGTGTCTAGTTCACACTTGATGGCAGGATATACTCTGCATCTTGGTagtttttgtttatgtttaaggGTGTAAAattaaaccggaaaaccggaccggttggtctgGTTTttaaaccggtccggtccggaaccggttcctatattttgaaaaccagccggaatcggtccggtttcggttccgtagtttctgggaccggaccggaccgaactggaccagttgaaaaaatatatataaaaattaattttatatattatacaaaatattatatatataagttttatatataatatataattatatattaaatttttatatataatatatataaatatcatatatgaaataatttcatattataatttataaattataacatgaaatgttaatcttaaatatgaacatttgtaatttgtttgattatatgttattaatataattatatatacgataatgttattataatttataaaataaaagtttaatcttaaagacgaaaatttaattgatcatatgctttaaatataaaaaatatatattaaattattaataacattttatcataagaggtaacactttattatatatttttacattttaaaaaaaccggaaaaccagaccggaccggaaaccggtaaaaccggagataccggtttaggagggtaaccggggcgtaatcggttttgaaaaatgtaaaaccggtacataccggtttggtcctaaattttgtccaaaaccggaccagaccggaccggttacacccctatttaTGTTGTATTGATGTACCCTTGAGACTTCCAGTGCCTTCTTAGACttcaatcacatttaaatatttGCCCTAGCTTTGGTAATAACAACCATGGAAGATGAAAAAGGAAGATGGAACTGCCAAAACTGTCATCTATTCATACATTGATCTTAAGAGTACAAATTTAAGAACTTCCACAGAGAGCCCCAGTCCATTGAAAGACtggcagtttttttttttttttttcatgccgACTAATCCACATAATGCAAAAGGTGAGGAGTGGGATATTGTCTTTAATTGTCAGACTGTAATAAGCTGTCAACAATTGCATATTCTGAGGTGGATTTTTTTCCCTGGGCAGTCAAAGATGGGTTACAGGATAATATTTAGTTGCTTCCTTGACAAAGAACTTATCAAGCTGCTATATGTTGATGTAAAGAGGCCTTTTTAGCGGAATGAAATGATCATTGGAATGGGATCATTCTTCATACTTGATTTGGTGTTGATTGATATGTAGCTTGACTTGTGTATATAAATTTACGATATTTTTGTTTAGTATAAGTCAGTATGTACATAAAcctatcaaaatattaaaaatagttttattgcTGTCTGTGGAAAGTTTTCATACTAGTGGTCAATCAAAGTCTTCAGTTTTGTTCTCATGTGTCATTTGGCCTGGAACTAGAAAGGTCCTGTATTCCTCTTCTCATTgagcctttttatttttaatgaagcaataaaaaataaaatcaagttgCACACTTGACTAGTTAATGcaactataaaaaaagaaaagaaaagaaaagaattgatAAAATAAGGTCAGTACTATCCACTTGAAGTTAATTATTGCCTGCCATCAACATATATGCAGAAGTACTATCTGAAATACATAAATGATCCTTTACCCAAAAGAAATCCATATCACTATATCAGAAGtactctgaaaaaaaaaatctttcaaaaaattcttacgtttattaataaatttcttacttataaaaaaaaaaaaaagtactttgAAAAGACTGTACCAAGGATAGCATAACACTACATATATCAACTACTCAGATTTTCTTGATTGCTTTTTCTATTCTAATACTTGCTTAAGCTAGATATGTAGATACATGAACTTACGTCCAAATAAACAGTGATTGATTCTAGATAAGGGGTACTTGGGGGGAGGGGTAGCGTTCTTTGGTTTCACAAGCAGCCTATGGGGTGGGGGCTGTGGAAGAACTTTAGACAGGGACGGGGTATTTTCTCGTTATATTTGTGGTGGGGATGGATCCGGGATCAGATTCTGGCGTGAAGCTTGGTGTGGTGATAGGGCCCTCAAGGACACCTTTTCTACTATCTATAAGATTGCAGGTGGCAAAGAGGCGTCAATGGCTGAGTTATTCAAGATTTTGGTGATTCTCTTCAGTAGAATGTCAATTTCCTTAAGGCGGCCTATGATTGGGAGGTTGGTAGTATTTCAAATTTCTTCAACTTATTGTATTCCATGGGATTAAGAAATCAAGAGGTAGGTAGAATGTGGTGAGCTACCAATAAGAAAGGGAAATTTGCAGTTTGGTCTTTCTATAGGATGCTCATGAATCAGGATTGTGATCATTTTtcttggaagagcatttggaggacTAAGATGCCTTTAAAGGTCGCTTTCTTTGTACGCACAGCTTCCTTGAGAAAGTTTTAACTATGGACTACCTATGGAAACGTTGGGTCATTGTTATTAACTTGTAAAGCATGTGTAGAAAAAGTGGTGAAATGGTGGATCATTTGCTACTTTACCGTGAGGTTGCCAGGGCCCAGTGGGATGAGTTCTTTGGAAGAGTTGGTTGGGTTATGCCTGTGAAGGTACAGTTTGAGAAGTCTTCATGGTATGCTGCAAATTGCAGCAATTTGAAAGATGGTTTCCATATGCCTtccatggtgcatttggagggaaagaaacAACTAGAGCTTCAAAGATACGAAGCACTCCAGTTGCCTATATACTTGGACTATATCTATTCCCCTATTAGTATTAAGAAAATTCttacttttcaaaaaagaaGTCCAAATAAACATATACGGAAAAATTCTTACATTAtgatgtgaatttaattaaactcAGGAGATgaaattccaaataaaacagTGAAATTTCTGGGAATTATACAGGCGTGTCGAATGACATGTGATCTTGACATGTAACTTAGGTAAACAACTccatcaaacatcccaaatattttcataaaaagacCTAAACATTTATAATGAGAAATGATTAAATTCTTGATTTAGTGAAACTAATTAGAGCAGCTGAAACACATCAAAATGTAAAGATATAGGTAAAACTAGCAGACGTCTCATTTGCAAGAAATATTTTCATGTGATTTATTCTTCTCTTAACGATCCTGCATTTTATTCAGTTATGGTTCTAATGTCAGTTTGAGTTGGAGGATACTAATTATCACCCAGTCCTAATGCTGTTGTTATACACAGCTGAAGAAGCCTTCCCATCCCAGTGGTGCTGTCCCTATTGCCATCAGTTGCCTTGCTACATTACTTAAGGAGCCTGTGGTCAGATCCTTGTTTGTTCGAGCAGATGGGATTAAGTTGCTCATTCCTTTAATTGCTCCAGCATCCACTCAGCAATCAATTCAGGTAACTTTTGGATGGCAATTACTATTTTGTTTTCAACCAAACTGTTGCCTTATAATCCTAGCTGTCATGCAGGCTTGGAGTAGAAAATTGGGAGTTTAGTTTATTTGTTCATCCAAACACTAAAATAATCTTTGATAGTCCTGAAATTTCTGCTGCTTATCTTTGTTACAGCTCCTGTATGAAACCTGTCTTTGTGTTTGGCTTTTGTCATACTACGAACCTGCAGTCGAGTACCTGGCTACTTCAAGAACCTTGCCACGACTAATAGATGTTGTTAAGAGTTCCACAAAAGAAAAGGTGAGTTTTTCAGTCTGCATtcagtatcttttttttttttttttcctaaatgcATTCTGTAGCAGTTTACTTTTATCCTAGTTTCCTATCTTACCCTTTATCATAGTCAACGGAACAACATGCAAACTTCTGTATTGTGGAAGCTGATTTAATGCTTGTAAATTTAGCTTCTAGTTATGGTTATCTACTAATGAAAAAGGAATGTTATATATCTGACATTAATGTGTTTGGGCACTCCAATTCTTGCTAGGTTGTCAGAGTGGTTGTCTTGACCTTTAGGAACTTGCTTTGGAAAGAGACATTTGGTGCTCAAATGGTAGACCTTGGACTGCCGCAAATTGTGCAAAGCTTGAAAGTGCAAGCATGGAGTGATGAGGTGAGAGAATTAGAAGGTTATATGCTTAAATTTGCTTATTggtttttatggattttttgtAAATTCAATAGAATGGAGCCATAGGGCAATCCTTGAAGGTGTTGGTGATTGTGAGCCTATGTCACGTGTGCATCTGTGTTACTCTTTTGGCAGTGCTCTTCCTTTTAATCAGTACATTTGTATGAAGAATTTATTTCACATTTAGCAATGCAATATATAGTCCATATATTGATGTTGCTGATGACTAAAGCCCGTAAGAGCTGTATATTTTCCTAGGCCTAGCTCTGATATCCTGTAGTTggttttatctctttctttattttttaataaggttTTAGCTATACTACTCTGTCTGCTCTTGTGCTGTTGATAGGTTAATTCTTTTGTCAAACATTTGAACAATGATTTTCATCATGCTCTTCTGAACCTGCATCTTCTTGGTGTGTCATTGACTTTGTTGCACAAGTTTCATTGAATCACTCTTCTTTGCTGGTACAGTCATTGGTTCTTGTCGCACAGAACCATGTGagtttttggagttttttttttgtttgttttttcattttacttaccaAATATGTTACATTTAGTGCCTTACAATtgcatatattttatcattggATCTATTCTCATGTTACTCTCCACACTTGGACATTCCtcacttttattcttttattggcaccgggtgtctaagaacaaagtcccgactaatcccgaggGTGCAAAGGCCTTCCTAAAAATGACCTATGTTTCCATTGGAAGAGAATTTGGAGGACTTAGGCTTCTTTGAGGGTGTCATTTTTCATGTGGATTGCATCTTTAGGGAAAATTCTATTATAGACTACCTCTGCAAGCATCATAACCGTCATGCCATTTTGATAGATTGGTGTTGTGTATCcaaaagaaatggagaaactGCAGATCACCTCATTCATTGTGATATTGCAAGGGGTTTGTGGTGTTTGGTCTTTAAGATGTTTGGAGTATAATGGGTTATACTTAGACAGGGTGGTGGAGCCTTTGGCGTGTTGGAAAAGAAGGTTTAGTTGGAATGTTGGAGTGTGATTTCTTGTTTACTATTTTTCATTTGGAAAGAATTTAATGCCAAAAGTTTTGAGGACTGAGAAGATAGAGTTGCACTTTACAACtttgttttcttaaatttattatttgagtgtTATTATCTTTATGCCCTCATTGATGTTTCTAATTCTCTCGATTTCTATGTTCTTTTCCTTATCTTTGGCTTCTATTGGATCTGTTTTATTTTAGCGCTGCCAAGTTTTTACCAGACCTGCGAACCCAACACAAACTTGAGAACATATAATAGGGTTAgggttcaagtcatgtcaggtCAACCTGCTGTTTACCAGTTGGCCGAGTGACCCAATTAGCCCAAAAAAAGGTCATTCGGGTCACATATCACATTTTTTGCTAGAAATTCAGttttatattgaaaaatgttgCACTTATTATTAGTCTTTACTTAAAATTTTCTTGTATAGTCTTTGCTTTGTTATCCAGTAGTAGGAATGATGAaatgtttgtgaatatttttttccttttttattcttttggttCAAACAGGTCTGGTTGGGTAATAAAAATGTGTCAAATGGGTTGTGTTGGGCCAACCCTTGAAACAGGCGTACCAAGGTGATTGACCAATTTAATTATTCATGTCGACAAAAAATGACGACCCAACATGAATCCGTCCcaacttttgaatttattatttgagtggTGTTATTTATTTCCATAGCTGAAGTTTCTAATTTTCTTGATGTTTGTGATCTTTATCCTTATCTTTGACTTTTGTTGGATCTGTTGTGTTGTATCCTTCCTATATACTTCAGTGGTGCCGCTTGCATATTCAAgatatttgttttatatattaaataaaataatgctttctcaaaaaaaaaaaataatgttttatatattaaaaaatgttgggTTGCCACCATACTGAAGATCAAGATTTGATTTGGGTCTACAGctttaataaaattctctaaTATAATGGTATTTGATAATAGAAGAGTAAAATTGTACTCGCTCAATTATATACTTCCAGCTTTAATAGTATAAATCAAAATACAGGGATCTGCCTTTTGCCACAAAATTATGAACTTCTGGATGCTATCACATTTAGGtgtaaaaatatggaaaatCTTAATTATGATGTCTCTGCTGCCAACGTGGTAACTCCATCGGAtgatccaaattttttttgctAAGTTATTGGGTTGGATACCGATGgttattttctgtgttttgcATTTGCTGCACTACTGCAAAActtgattacaattgctatcaACTAGGCAGttgatttttttcccctttagtCATATTCTGAATTTATTGTGCTGTGGGCTCTGCTATTATCTTACATCTTGCTATCTGATGCAAAATCATGACATGAGTCCATGATTTCTTAATCTGGGTTAACTCATTCGCATAGAGATGATCACGATTGGTAGGATAATGTTTTCTGTGGGCCTTTTTCCTCTAATTTATATCAATTGTTTCATAGGATCTGTTGGAGGCTCTGAATCAACTGGAGGAAGGGCTGAAGGAAAACATTAAGAAATTGAGTTCTTTCGATTTGTACAAGCAAGAAGTCCTCCTTGGTCATCTTGACTGGACTCCTATGCACAAAGATCCCTCATTTTGGCGTGATAATGTTACGAGATTTGAAGATAATGATTTCCAGGTACTTTTTGACACCTCTTTCACCATACCTTACTCTCTACTGCAACTCTTCCGAAAGAAGCCTATCAGTGGTTACCTATTTTGTTTCCAGTATTTGTTTGTTGGTATATTTTGTAACGGGGTAtccaatatattttaatttaactaGTTAAACTGTCCAATGGGTCTACTAAAATTGAAGCAGAACCTGTCTTGTCCCAACATCTGCAGGTTGATATGTCGAACACACCTGTGTGCACACATAccactttgagaaatgatagttacagtcgtggagtgtgtAAGCGCCGCCGCGCaattcctttgaaaaaagtgaataaatacagattcacatgaaaaaaaattaatattttaatagtagaccccaatctttttcaaaataattgtgcGGCGTTtgtgcactccacgactgcatctagcattactcaaattGGTGAAACAATTTTGGTAAATGCCTTCAGTGAAAGCATGAAGTTGTATAATGTCACAATCTTGGGGAGCATTAGTTGCTGTACCCAACTTGGGTCCTAATGAGACGATTTAAGTGGGGAGGATTATGATACTGCAAATTGAATTGGATTGGATATGTGATAATAGGGAGCCTCAATAGTGACCAATCCTTTTGGGGAATACTATTGCTTAGTTTGACAACTCCccaatattattacaaaatttttgtgactattaatatatgattttctgTTACAGATTTTGAGGGTCCTCATTACAATTTTGGATACATCCAGTGATCCAAGGGCTCTAGCTGTTGCTTGTTTTGATCTCTCACAGTTCATCCAGCACCATCCCGCTGGGCGGATCATTGTGATGGACCTCAAGACAAAGGAAAGGGTGATGAAACTGATGAACCATGAGAATGCTGAGGTTACCAAGAATGCCCTACTCTGCATTCAAAGGCTTTTTCTGGGTGCCAAGTATGCAAGCTTTTTGCAGGTTTAGTTAAATTTCTGTGAACAATAATGGAGTATGTTTTTATATGCCCATGTACCGTGTCTCCTGTCTCCCCCATCATATATGCTTCATCTCTTATCGTTTGAGTAAACTTATCATCTAGGGCTCTTCTCTTGTCAGAATTTTGGGTTGTGGAAGAGTTTGAAGATTCAATTTGTTCTACTGAATAGTGGAATAATATTTGTGCAGTtgagatattaaataatttatttatttttattattttgtttcacTCTCCTTTATGCCATAAATATCTTTCTGGGTAGTTTGCAAGTTTCAATTGGTTGATATGTTAAGCCGCTGACCTAGTTTCAGTGCTCGCTCTTTAGCCCTATTCTTGAGACTGTATTGACATGAATGACAAAGTTACAGAAGAGGGGCGAGGGTGTCTCTCTGATGTTCTCGATTTGGTTGGGCAAAGGACTTGAAATTATTTGAAGCTAGACGAAGAAGTGAAGGACCTGAGATTTTATTACAAAGTTTGAGTAATAATGTTAGCTGGCCTAtttcattacaactttctctaCCACTAcgagtagtaataataataataataataattaaaaaaaaaaactctgaaaCTGCATTTATACCCCTTCAttaacacaaaaagaaaaaagaaatgctcTTCAATGACTAATTGAATGGAGAGAGATGTTATAACTACAAACAGATTTCATGAAAGGAAGTAAGTTTAGAAAGACAGTCTTAGGAGCTGTTTagatgataagatgaaatgagatgattttagtagaaagttgaataagatattattagaatattattttttaatattattatcaatttatgatttgaaaaagttgaattatttattatattttatgtaaaaattttaaaaaattgtaatgatgagatgagatgaaatagacTGAGAGa encodes:
- the LOC121255739 gene encoding V-type proton ATPase subunit H-like produces the protein MEHAELTTEQVLKRDIPWETYMTTKLITGTCLQLLRRYDNKSESYRAQLLDDDGPAYVRVFISILRDIFKEETVEYVLALIDEMLTANPKRARLFHDNSLANEDTYEPFLRLLWKGNWFIQEKSCKILALIVSARSKTQDGIIANGEASNSKKKSTTIDNVLEGLIEWLCVQLKKPSHPSGAVPIAISCLATLLKEPVVRSLFVRADGIKLLIPLIAPASTQQSIQLLYETCLCVWLLSYYEPAVEYLATSRTLPRLIDVVKSSTKEKVVRVVVLTFRNLLWKETFGAQMVDLGLPQIVQSLKVQAWSDEDLLEALNQLEEGLKENIKKLSSFDLYKQEVLLGHLDWTPMHKDPSFWRDNVTRFEDNDFQILRVLITILDTSSDPRALAVACFDLSQFIQHHPAGRIIVMDLKTKERVMKLMNHENAEVTKNALLCIQRLFLGAKYASFLQV